The window ATTAATAAACCCACCTTCGCACTTGTATGTTTTAATATACattcacgagttcacgcttaaatttaattagctgaggtatggtatgcgtatttggcgtgctgtccggggaagggctccaagctctggaatggcccgaacctagagtacctcCAAAAAGTAAATggacaagaggacagccgccagatcAAGAACATCCCACGAAATAGCATTAAGTACTGGCAGgggctgattttattttatgagaaAGTCATCTCGTTGGCGGGCCGGAAGAGCCTACGTACTCCAGTGGGAGCGACTTAAGTGTTGGAAGGGTAGGCCCTTCCGAGCTGATGCTCAACAGGAGCTCATAGCGTTACTGCTGTGGCAGtagggagatacagaaaaggctcctacgggagcagacactgctgcgacAGTGAGGAAATACGGGAAAAAGGCTCCTGCGAGGGCGGGCACTGCTGGGATGGCTGGAGTGAGGATTAGCTGTTATATATGGGTAAGGGGATGTTAAAGAGGGTTGCTATGGTAGATCATTGTTTTGAGTGAACGGGGATGGGCTGGCATTACAGGGGTTGGCTTATGAGGGTTCGGTGAGCTTCTTTGATAAGGAATTGGTCTGACCGCTAGTAGGTCTTAAGGATGGTTAGGGTGTGGCGGAACATAGCAGTAAATGGGAgcatgagaggaggaggaggagagatagCTGCTTGAGCCACCTGCAGAGCTTGCTTccgctgctgtagttgttggctgcgGGAAAGTAGAAGTGTTAGTAACAattgatggggcaagctaaaaaaaaaatgcctgggtagcctactgtgttgccagcttagcaattggttgcctggtttgacaattcctcaagccttgtccgCATTATTACGTTCCTgctggaaaagcatcttttcaaCTCGTTGTGGCCCTACGGCCTTTTTAAATGGTCTCCAGAGAGGATACATTTGGAATGCTGTTTTaacgttgtagtatggactgtggaaacagaggcttttgaaaacgatgaagcatgtttagtcttgtaaaatattgtaccaatagacatgattaTAACAGTAATGATAATTgaagttatgtgctattcactttcaagtggtttctaaagatatttactttttATGCTTTTCGTATTACAGTCCTAGAAAGACAACAgcaattttactcacacttgctgtcctgTGGCAAAACACAATGGTAGTTGTGTTTTAGATAAATTCTGAGTGATCACGCAaaataaatggtgaaatatgtccctaaataaaaTGGTCCTGGCAGAATAATTGCATTCAACTTAtgtcatctcagtgaggtttaaacatgcacagtaaggcaaatgtaggggagagcaggggcgaaagtaccatttttcagaaaaacttcattttaaaagataatgttgtagacagagatatatttctgctgtggccagtaactcagaagtgtggtctaacaataccaggtggtattttgtagaaatgtagaaagacttcagtataatttcactttgaacataatttgaacattgttactttcgaccccatcggttgggacggaagtaacacacaggtgggtcaaaagtaacacaacaatataagctagacttttttctgttactcttatttttcttaagtatacctgattgtgaccttgttaataaataattgcaaacatattttgtcctttatctttgcaaaaaaaatattaaattacattttcatattttcattttaaatgtaagtttaagtttcatcagatgtcttaaaacctgactgtatttttttattgttaatttcaatgtatttttatataataataaaaaaattcaacagaatgcacaatataaaaattttatcacattagcataataaaaaaaaactctaaacataatttaacagtaggcctatttatgtgtccatccagttgtttttatgattgaattgaaaatgtgcattaaaacatctggaaacactgcaaattcacaggtggtggtgtaaaggctaagatatggctaaaacctaaacATAAAtgacgtagcagctgcccagagagagatgttcctctatgtccagaaacgccctctcaaaaacatctggataaaaccagacctcactcagacatattcttttggtataatatgacattaacatttgaaagaaatgatgcaagacacagaaattcacaatatagcttgcactggaacacaataaatactttttgtgactgtagcgggacaaaagtaacaactgttactttcgtcccaacaggaactcctgacatttaaactcgatttaattttatttaaaaaatagtttgaaaatgcaaactttaggatgtgttaaagcactaaataacctgtagattgatcattactgtgacacatgaaacaaaaaaacaacacgactaataaaaaaaaaaagcagcttcaaaaatttactttttgtactcgaaaacagttttacggacctaacttccGGAAACTATGAGGAAATCGCATGATgtttctcagctccgtcaaggattgcatgctgaataggctgtcatagctgggaatgcaaatgcagaaagaggctcggagaaaatcgctttgttaaTTTCGTCCCGTGTTACTTTCGCCCCGGTTTGGATGACTTGCCTTGAAAAAATGCCTTGGCTTCATGGTTAAAAATGGCATCCTCATCTGATAGGATTACGTCATAACgtcgtttaacaaactttagccacGCAACCTGCATTAGCGTCTTCACctgaaaaatgtattgatttaagaCACGCGCTCTGCTCCGCTAGAGAAGGCAGTCTCAAACTGTCCTGCGACCGGAAATGCAGCGGTGAAAAGATTGAGCCGCGGCGGGAAGTGAGAGAGACTTGCTGCAGTGAGAACTGGGGTGCGGCCCAGGCTGGTTTaagcctgctgctgctgctgtgattCCAGCGCTTGAGGAGAGTCTGGTCTTGAGCAGGACGATCGTGGTGTTGAGCGAGGCGAGCTCGGGGCTTTGCACGGTATATTgcccacaacgtgtggcttggcgagaagagcagctgtcaCAATGATGCTTAATGGTGCTCGGCGCGTGTTTGGCGAGGTAGGAGTGATCATGGGTCCGGCAAAAAGTGGCAGATCTGAAAAAATCTCCGGTACAGAACTCTTCATTGGAAGGAAACTTGGGTCAGACaaagcgaaccgaatgctgataaaccgtcaatggatagaggtaagtcagcgatatttatactgtggtatTGATTACTAGAATGaagtccacctgtgttgattaggctaagtatctgacgcgctcctcccgaatcttattacgagaacatcataaaatgttgttcttGCTATagttataatatacagtattataatAGAGAATAGTTAATATAATACAACATAGTTGTGATTGAAAGTTATCAAATAACAGAAAGAGTTTGCTACTACCACAGTGGGAAAAAAAGCAGTTTGTTGGGACTGACACTATATGCACATTGCAAATAAAAGCCTCTGAAGTTATTAATTTCCTTTTATCAAAAGCAAATGTGAATAATAGAAATATGATTCATACCGTCTTAAGATCATTCTCATCCACAACAAATCCTGTCAGTAATGATATGTCCAATATAGACATGGTGGCATCTCTGTCAGCAGACAGATATCTGTGGAGACATCGAAGCAAAAAGTTAAACTAAACATAGTGATACATTTGATAATTTTCAAGGATTATTCACTGTATCAAGCTACCATTTTGTACAACTGAaatttgaaaagtttaaaaaaaaaattttttttaagttttaacttTGATTTTCAGTTGATTCGGACAGAAACATGATGAAAATGGCACATATTTGCACACCTGATATTAATAATGAGTTTGTAACTCTCAGTTGCTCCTTGATATGttactataaaaaaagaaaagaaagaaagacacattttctgttattttccATATTTGTTATAATTCAAGTGCCAAATGAATGGGCAATTATTACAAAACATGTAATGCCTTTTTCAACCCCAAAAATAGCAaacttgttttatattatattttgttttgcatcAATAAAATGAAGCCAATTAAGGACCATCAAGATTTCatgtaaattacacatttttaataataataaaaaataaaaaataaaattaaaatttgtaaaaaaatatatatatataaacactgtaaGCAAAATGGCTTCATTTTCCttttttgaaatgaaatgaaattattaacCTTTATTAGCCCTTTCAAAAGCCAAAGAAAGTTCAAAGTTCTTGCAAGTGGTTTTGCTTTCTTTTGGTTTTGCATAGTACTCAGTCACAACCTGCAGAAGAGAAAACAACACAAAGCACAATTAAAGACAGTATCTACGGTCTAATGTAAGGTCAGATTTAGCTCTGAGTATTGCTTTCTTCAGTCACTCACAGTTACAGAGGCCTCTCCAGAACCCTTAGCACTGATTGTGATTTGCCTGTTGGATGAAATctgttgataaaaaataaataaataataataataataataataattgcttagGATTATTGATGATTGTTTAGGCTTTATGTCTTAGAGACCCTTTTAGCCTTTTGACATGAGACATGGCCTTACATTCTACATTCTAATGGTacgtaccccccccccccccccaaaataaataaataagatcttAAACAGATCAACTCTCTCTTCAAAGGCAATCTGAGAAGCCAGTCAAACTCTGTACCTAGCTAACAAACTAACCTCATGCTCATAATAATGCACGTGCATAAAGAAGTGTTCTTTATTTAGACTATAATTAATTTAGACTATAATTAATTGGTTACAAATGTATTTGGTACATGTTTGTATGTTTGGCTTTTCTTTTAGCCTAATTGCCATTGGTTATTTGTATTAGTAAATCTCTAAATGCTTATATTCAGGTGTATGAATGTACAGTACCTCTTTTTTACAGTACAGTTTATTATCGTCTAGATGCTTCTTTCTTGGTATCAAAATTAGTTGTATGTTAGCTATAGTTTCATTTATTAAATCCCTTATATTCACAATTGATCGTCTCTTTTTACTGCTCATAATTCGGAGTTGTTCAATGTTGATCCTTGCTACATGCTAAATTACTGCTAGTACTGCATAAAGTAAGAAAGCTTTTCTTCCTTGCTCAGGAAAATAATCTTTCCTAGAACTTATAAATTATTACAGAGCATACTCGGTCAATGGACAGATCAAATAATTAGAATATTGATTCTGCTACAGTTAATTCTAATATCTaatcttaaaattaattattaatgataactagttatagttaattataaatatttcccCTTTGAATTAATTTGCTACATAATActagtactactactaataatagtaataataaatacatacattaattTGTTAATGTTGATCAAATATATCAAATGTAGCTACTGTAAGTAATATTAGAATGAAAAGTAGTAGCTTAATCTTAAACCAGGTATAGGTCAAATATACTTGCTCATACAATATGTTGTATgagcaagttaaaaaaaaaaaaaattctgtctttccaaacccataataatgtttttatttttttttattttgatgcattctgagagctctctgaccctgtcATAGATAGCAAGGATCCTAACATGATCAAGGCTCAGAAAAATAGCAAGGggattgttaaaataatccatgtgatatcagtggttcagctgtaattttatgaaactaCAAGAATCCTTTGTGGTGTGCaaagacaacaaaaataatgaatttatttcaCCCTATAGCACCATTTTGGGGAGTATGAcatgcagaattttcatttttgggtgaactatgcctttaacttGTATTATAGTCTTAACTGCATAAATGAAATATAGCTTAATCCTTGTTAAAGTCCTTTTTTGATTAACTAATGAAACAGACAGAAGCAGGTATATTAGGCTGTGGTCACTTTAGGACCTAATACACCACTCCACTGTAATGAAACACATTTGTTCTCATCAACTGTTGATATTCTCTTTAGGGGTGTCAAAATGAATACATGcaataaatgcagacatggtgGATATTTACTTTCGGCACAAACTCACCTTTTCTGTTTGTGCGAGATAAGAGTTGTCTTTATTGAACTTCCACACAATCGGCTGCCGGCTGCCATCGACTCGGATCGTCATCTCCAGGTCCAACTGCCTCGTATCTTTCACTTGAATCCTGTACTCTGCTACAGCCTGAAACACCATGATGGTGGCCTGGGATGGAGGAGACAAGTTTGAATGGATGTGTAGGCTTCACCTCGATAGTCTAATTGTTTATGTTCTTTTCTTAAATATTGCATATTGCACATGTGGACAGATATGCAATGCAGATTTGCATGCGGAATGTAGACTACAAACCTGAGTCGTGCCATATCCTCCACTGGACTGCCTCTGGCTGTTGAGCCATTTTACGATGGGAGCTGCACTCTGAAAGTCTTGAGCTTTTACGAGAGCCAAAAGGGCATAGGCCGAAGCCTCTAAAGTAAAGGTATGGCTTCCAGGGACAGGATAGTGACTTCCATCTGTTTGAGAATAATTAAAAAGCGCTTCTCAacatacagattgtttcaaagcatctGTACTTTTTGTTTATGGAGAGCAAATGTGAATCAAATTTTATAATTGTTCACTTTAAGTCATCATTTATTCCATTATTAGAATGTATCTTTGTCTTTATTGCTTTGAATATAATGCACTGtaaatgttatgttgttatgcaTCTTAAACAATGCTGTTTGcatctgaatgaataaatgaataaataaataaatgatgcatttatatagtgctttattgtatattgttgtacatccaaagtgctttacaatcatGTGGGGGCAATTAAGCATAAATGAATTGTTTTCAGAACAGGTTAAATTAACTGTACACATAGATTTAACAGAAATGGCTTTATCTTTACCTGCAGAGGCTTTTCTCAATAGGATTTGTTTGTTGAGTGCATTTCCATTGGCAAGAGCATACGATGTCATTGCCACTGCGTAAGGATTTGTCAGACCTTGAAACTGAGATCTGAGGTAGACAATGGCTTTATATATGCTACTGTCaagactctaaaaaaaaaaaagttggagagaataaattacatgaagtggcataaagaaaaaaataaataaattgagttagaaacatgttagctaTATCAAGGGTTACATTTTAACTCAAAGACTAGCAGGACCTACTGAGATTTGGCTGGCACAAATGCCTCTCCCCTCCTGTAGGGCAATGAGCACAAAAGCTGTCATGGATGCTTGAGAATTTTGCCCATGTACGTTCCCCTGTGCACAATGATGAAATTGTGATATTAGAAAAAATTTAAGGTTCGAGTAAAGATatggtcacatttaccattgtgAAATTATGAGAGTGAAATCCATTCATGTCAATGAGAAATGGAGCAATATAGAATTTAGAATTTCACCAACTAAACATCCCTATGCAAACTGGTAGTGATGAACACTAACAAGCTTTCTGGTTGATGTTTGGCAGTGACTACCGTGTGTGTGGAGACTCACAACTTTCCAAACAGTTGGACAAGTGGCATCTACTTGGTACAGCCAGTTTCGGTACAACTCTTCATTTCAATATCATAAAACAAGCCATAAAAAGAGGCTGTTTGGACAGGATTTAGTTTGCTAGCTGGTTCTATAGCactgcatatttatttaataatctttacaatatttcattcatgttattTTGTCACATTCAGGGATGTTTATTTTTTGTGCTTAATCTGCTaagaaaaaactcattctgtctgTTTGAACCACGCAAACACATAACATTAACATCAACATAACAGCAGGTTGATGATGGACAGACATTGCATTGATAAAAAAAGACCAGTATTTAATGCCAATGTGATGTTGATTTACCACTGGAGTTTGGATACACAACCTAAAAACAGCAAATATCAGCTGACGTCAGTATTGGACATCAAATTGAAGGGgtcatgtgatttcaagttttcctttgcCTTTTGAGTGTTAGAAGCTGTTCATGAATAGATAAGTTGCCAAGACTacagtctcaaacccaaagagatattctatttaaaagttaagactcgtccacaccctccaaaaatgcctcgtttaaacacgacccacatgtctacgtcactgtttgggaagatttgcataatggcccccaaatgtttacacaaagaaagaaggcgtaactttgattctctctttagtattgttgtcatgaagacattttgtgtttctttgtgaaagtgataatactttgtttggccttctaaaAGAGGACATAATtaaaaatcagtggttaagttgaaTTTACAACACCGTTCCAAAGAAGTTCAAAccaagtattcagatgtgtacaGAGCATTTTACAGAAGACCTCCAGCCATGTTTTGATAAGAATTTGCctctgatgattcaaatgcaacTTTTGAGCAATTTTACGAAATATCAACGTCTTGTGACATTGTATGCCTTCTGGGGAGGGTTCAAAACATCAGCTTCTAACTCATCTAACTTCTAACCGAATGAATAATTTGTGTTGGGATTATTTGGTTATTGGTAATAtcaaaaaaaatgctttgtttattCAATGTTCCCCACATATATAAGAGTAGCTTATAGGTTCAAAGTTCCTTCAGCAAAATACCAGGATGTTCTGACATTTACAGTGAATATCTTAAATTTTGATTTGTTCCTTAAATCTCTTATTGGCATAAGAGGACTTGGAATATAATGCATAAGATGTACAGACTATTCTTTTGacatgaattattaaattaatgctaCAATGCAGAAGGAAAGTTTTACAAGTTAAGAACGACGTGAGGGTTAGTAAAAGATGAGcaaattttattttggggttaactatcacttcattgttataatttttttaaaacaggtcTAACTCACAATCATCTCTCCATGAATCATAGGGCCATCTTCTCTGAAAACACCATCAGGTAACTGCTTGTTCAGTATGAGCCACTTGAGAGCAGAGCAGATCACATTGCGGTCGATGTTTACAATGTTACTGGCCATGGCAAATACTTTAGCAACATATGCTGTCAGCCTTtaggagaaaaacaaacaaacttgagTATTAATTATGGTGAGATTCTTGAGTAAAAGCTTTTACTGACCAAGCAGAAATATTGAGGAATATCTTAGTTACCAGGTGCTGCTTGGACGATTAAGATATGCAGCATAGGACCCATCACTTTTACGATATGCCAGCTGTTGATTGTAACCTGTTCATCAAGATGATAAGAGGGGTATACTATATGAAACAAACATTTAGGAGCAGGAAAGTTGACTTCACAGTGTTTAGTTTACCTCTCGTGATGTACATAGCAGCTGTCTGCCTAAGCCCAGCCTTCACTGTATGCCACTGTTTAGTTTTGTCCAAGTAATGTGTTGCAATGACAGGCATTGTTAGGCCAATCATGTTCTGCTCCCCACAGCCACCAGGCAGGATAATCAAGGAACCCATGGCCTGACCACTAATAGCCTTCTCTATTGTTATACTGATTGTATCTCCTGTGCACAAGAGATTGACATACTGGTAAAAACAATACCAATTTTATTTTGCAAACTTATAGCAGATGTTAGAGGAGTCACCTATTGCAGATACATATGTGTTTGCAGGTGTGTTGGGCGCCTGGTCCCTCAATATAAGGCTCTTGATAACCTCCACATGTTCACCACCTGTTCCAGAAAGACAAGAACTGTACAGTCACATTTCACTCTTATGAATGGTGTGGCTTTTATTTAGTATATGATTGAGGCCAGGAgagaagttcacccaaaaagataaTTCtgacattaattactcactctcatgtccttccaaacctgttAGACCTTCAtgcatcttcagaacacaaattaagatatttttgaggaaacccgacagctctctgaccctcccacaGACAGCAAGGATACTACCACGGTCAAGACCCAGTGGTAAGGACATAGatgaaatagtccatgtgacatcagtggttcaaccgatatttttatgaagctatgatAACACTTTTTGTGCACGTGAAAAGACAAATGCTAACTTTATTCACCAAATCTTCTCTTAAATAATGACAGACTTTGCATtcttgagtgaactaaccctttaacagcaGGATCAGAAATTTACCAGGGCTCAagacaaaaatcataaaatttacAATATTCAAAAAACACAGAATGAGAAGAAAACACTTCTAACAACTCAAAAATATGCCCAAAGTAAAATGCACATGTAGAGGTTTTGTTGGATTCCCCTTACCTTTCCTAGAAGGACTGAATTGTAGATTTTCATTAAGTTTGGTCAAAACGCCTTCAGACTAAAGAAATGAAGTGAAGAATGAGTGACAAAGAGAACAAAGGGTATATAGTTCAGATTCATATGTGACTTCTTAGAAATTAGCATGATTGCTTGGTTTGTTGTCTTTAAACCTTGAGGAAAGCTGAAGGTTAATTTCTTTATGTCATCTTTTGGGAACTGTTTACATTATTCTAAACCTACACTCTGCAATGAACTGTcttgttatttgatcaaaaggCTTCAATTTCCTACCACCACTAGGAGATCTTTCTTCACTCCATCACTGCCACGTCCTGCAGCAGCTGCCTTCACTACAATGGCGTGGCGTCCAAAAGCTAATGGCACGATCACAAAAGGTACAGAGTATGATGATTTGGCATCTACTGTCACAGTGGTAGAGAACTTTCCTCGCTTGCTAGCCGGGCTGCAGATGTCTTTGGTTTCCATCAGTTCCACGCGTACCTGCAAGAAGAAATAAAACTCAAATATTCCTTATGAATAATTACAGGCTGATAGTGGCCAAagctaattctgtcatcatttatgagGGCCTGTGTGATGGGTAAATCATTCTTTCAATCTGACCTTTACTTTTCTGCTGTACAGGTTGTGGATAATGGCCTTGATTTCAATTTGCTCGTTGCGCACAGCTGAATATGGCAGCTTTAGGTCAATAAAGAAGTTTTTCACCACTGTCATCTCATGGACATCTGCCACACAGATACCTTTATAGAGATAAAAAGAGAGCAACTTTTTATAGAAAGCATGTATTGCAGTCCTATGAAACCAAAGAATACAGAGAAAACACACAACTAAATTATTGTCTGGGGTAATCAGCACATTCAGCAGCATGCcactaatgcaaaaaaataagattCTAAATGGCTGTGAATATTACATTTATGTGTTCACATCAACAAATTGTGTTTACAACAAGAGTGTGTACCATGAGTGCTGGACAAGCTGATGGCTGTAATTTCCCAGGTTGTTATAGAGTCTTTCAGCTTGAGTCCATCCCTGGGTAAGGTGGTTGTTTGACTAAAAGAGAGATCATCTTTTACTAAAGCAGAAACATCACTGGCTGACCAATTACTGTTGGAAACTGCAGGTCAAACTCACCACTGGCGGTTCATTGAGGAACATTTGGGCAAAACCACTTCCTCCCAAAGCCAACTTTCAGGGAAGAGTGAACGTGTCACAATGTCATCCGAATTGACAAACTCCTCGCTTTCACCTGAGGGTCAAAGAGTGGTTGATATATTTgtgcaaaacaaaaccaaaacaaagtaTTTTCTGCAATTGTAGAACCAAAACTTTTCACATCTCTGGGGTAAATTATTCTTCTCAAGAAACACCTGAAGCACGATCTGACTTCAAGCAGATTTGCAAGAGCGAGTTTACATAGAAATTTGTAGACTATTATTGAGAATGCTCTTACTGCGGGCTAGAATCTGTTCTTCAACTGACTTTACGCGATGGTCGGCTATCACATTGCAGCAGTGCAGGAAAGCCTGTCTGCACTCCTCTCCATCCACAATGAAAGATGCCCGATACTGACAGGTGATGCTCAAATCCTCGATATTCTTCAATCCATCCAAACAGCATTCTCTCTCAATGCCAGAGTATTTGTTCGCTGGAGGAAGATTACATAAAAGATTACAGTTTCTTGACGCATACACCCACACTCGCACACAAATCAGAGCACAGAAATTTGTTGTCTACGGCATACTGCCTCTCAACTTCTATAAATACAATATCTTTGATACTGgaatgcattacattacattacttaaaaaaaaaataaaaaaaataaaaacaggtaaaattgttgttttttaattaactaaactCACAGCTTCATTTTTGCAGAAAGAGATGCATGGATGCAGGTATTCACAAATGCAACTTTcatctctctccccctctcgctctctttctctctctctctctctctctcaaaatggcCATATTTCTAACGTAAAAATCAGTAGGCTGATATTATTTAAACTGCAACTTCCATATCTTTCCTCACTTTCTTGTTTCAACCTAAAACTGATGCTTTGTGCTGGAAATTGCACTCTGCTTCTGTAAAAGGTAAACTTTGATTTGATTGACCAGCTCAATTAGTGTGACATTGACGAGCACTGTTAGGCTGAAGATATAACTTTTAAAAGTTTTGTCAACAGGAGCGCTGCCTAAAGGAGTGCAGCAGATCagtgcaaaaatgtaaaatattgggaGAAACAGAGTTTGGCCacttctaattattgggggggggggggggggggggggggtcaatgtCAATGGTGTTTACAGCCCTGCTATAGCTGCATTTAAGCTAAACCTTGATAAATCAATCAAACAATTGTTTAAAGATGGCTTGCATCTTTCTTACATAGAGAACGCAGGAGATCCATTGAGGTTATATCTCGTCTTTTTCTTCGTGCTGAAGATTGGCATTGAGTATCTGGAATAAGAACAGCATCAATAGTTGAGATTAATTCCTTGACATTATAAATATCAGGTTATAAAAGTCAGTATATGGATGTTTTTGAACATCAGAAAAACAGAtagaaacaacagaaaaacaataaaatgcaagTACTTGTCCTGACGTCAGTGCCTCCAGCAGAGCTGGACTCAAACAGCAGGCCGGCATCACTGAAGACTTGCATACTGTCTTTTCCACTTCCTGCTGTGCAGCCAATGTCATGTGACTCAACAACATCCCAGATCTGTTGGGGAAAGACACAAGTCAAAGAGGAAAATGGCAATATATTCatgtaagaaaatgtaaatactttTCACTTACAATGGTAAGATTAAATGCTGATCTACAAACCTTTGTTTGAGTTATCCTGTTCTTATTGTTCAGAACATAGACACCTTTATCCACAGCCACCAACCCAACTTTAGCCCCAGGATCTCCTGTTATGCTTAGGCTGAAGTCTTCACCTGGCTCATACACATCGACTGGATCGTAAACTTCCACTTTAAGCTGGGAGATCGAAGAACATCGATCAACTTTACAAGCTAAGATTAATTCACAGAGTTTTGTCACCAGAGCTGAATTACCGTTCCCATGCATGTGTCCTTCACGTCAACCCAGACTGAATCAGACACCACCTCAGACGATCCCACATGATAATAAGCCACAAAGCGGAAGGATGGCACCATGTCTTTGGTTACAGGCAGAGACAGAGACACTAGAGATTGTCCTCTTCGCTTAAACCTGTCTGCTTGAATGATCTGACCTTTACTTAAGATCTGAAATTGTGACAGATGTAAAAACactg is drawn from Carassius gibelio isolate Cgi1373 ecotype wild population from Czech Republic chromosome B1, carGib1.2-hapl.c, whole genome shotgun sequence and contains these coding sequences:
- the LOC127948621 gene encoding complement C3-like — its product is MRVESLWLATFVVSLPLLSLCTPLYILSAPNILKVGSPEKVFVEAQDYSGASLNVKISVRNPKDNNREVTSESVTLTPTKNYQDLVEIEIPGNVFSFEKGVQQYAILQAQFPQKLLEKKVMVIFQSGNIVLQTDKTIYTPDSTVYYRVFSLSPGMTRPVESRVRVEILTPDGISLESKSVYPGGGIVSGTFSLTDPASPGLWKLVAWHQNSPQKNFSSEFEVKEYVLPSFEVTLSPQKAFFYVNDDSLSFDIKAKYLFGEKVRGHGFVVFGVVTEDKGKISIPGSLQRVQIWDGSGTAELKRKHILQTFPNIMQLVGQSLYIAVSVLTESGSEMVEAQKKGIQIVTSPYTIHFKKTPHFFKPGMPFDVSVYITNPDQTPARNVEVEVNPGGVRGQTKDNGIAKVTVNTPGGSSTLEITVKTKDPQLTDEQQAVKKMTAQAYKPKDGSNNYLHIGIDAAALQIGDQMKVSLNLGRSSRVIDQDFTYLILSKGQIIQADRFKRRGQSLVSLSLPVTKDMVPSFRFVAYYHVGSSEVVSDSVWVDVKDTCMGTLKVEVYDPVDVYEPGEDFSLSITGDPGAKVGLVAVDKGVYVLNNKNRITQTKIWDVVESHDIGCTAGSGKDSMQVFSDAGLLFESSSAGGTDVRTNTQCQSSARRKRRDITSMDLLRSLSNKYSGIERECCLDGLKNIEDLSITCQYRASFIVDGEECRQAFLHCCNVIADHRVKSVEEQILARSESEEFVNSDDIVTRSLFPESWLWEEVVLPKCSSMNRQCQTTTLPRDGLKLKDSITTWEITAISLSSTHGICVADVHEMTVVKNFFIDLKLPYSAVRNEQIEIKAIIHNLYSRKVKVRVELMETKDICSPASKRGKFSTTVTVDAKSSYSVPFVIVPLAFGRHAIVVKAAAAGRGSDGVKKDLLVVSEGVLTKLNENLQFSPSRKGGEHVEVIKSLILRDQAPNTPANTYVSAIGDTISITIEKAISGQAMGSLIILPGGCGEQNMIGLTMPVIATHYLDKTKQWHTVKAGLRQTAAMYITRGYNQQLAYRKSDGSYAAYLNRPSSTWLTAYVAKVFAMASNIVNIDRNVICSALKWLILNKQLPDGVFREDGPMIHGEMIGNVHGQNSQASMTAFVLIALQEGRGICASQISSLDSSIYKAIVYLRSQFQGLTNPYAVAMTSYALANGNALNKQILLRKASADGSHYPVPGSHTFTLEASAYALLALVKAQDFQSAAPIVKWLNSQRQSSGGYGTTQATIMVFQAVAEYRIQVKDTRQLDLEMTIRVDGSRQPIVWKFNKDNSYLAQTEKISSNRQITISAKGSGEASVTVVTEYYAKPKESKTTCKNFELSLAFERANKVTYQGATESYKLIINIRYLSADRDATMSILDISLLTGFVVDENDLKTLSTGHDRMIEKFEMNKQLSERGSLILYLDKISHTREDRISFRLHRIMNGGFLQPAAVTVYEYYSLENRCVRFYHPTRKEGAVQKICKNDVCQCAEENCSLQKKEKILEAHRNTKACDPKINYVYKAVILREREDELTVYYDVRIELALKTGPEINVEGEERTFSLLMSCKEALNMKRGESYLIMGQADDVQIVGRISQYALGERTWLEFWPSLEESKTSAELKEKYNGMLSLQQDLRFGCS